One window of the Thermasporomyces composti genome contains the following:
- a CDS encoding S8 family serine peptidase — protein sequence MCVTAVAGLAGLAVAMTPVAPAVGQVSAGRGPDVPTSESVSRQAPARVSVTLLTGDRVVLPSATATSAGIVPGPGRHGTRFLTRVVDGHLYVIPLDALPLLRQGVLDRRLFDVTGLVEAGYDDRRQGAVPLIVAYGSDTARTRGRGHLAEAGGTDLRSLPVIDATALEVAKDSATSFWNDLVVERNGVARTFAAGIEKVWLDGKRRLALDQSVPQIGAPAAWDAGYRGEGVTVAVVDGGIDATHPDLDGKVKAAKDFTGEGLGDDFGHGTHVASTIAGTGAASDGTYTGVAPEASLLDAKVCGRDGFCDESAIVAGMEWAAVEQQADILNLSLGGADTPEVDPLEEAVNRLSEETGALFVISAGNSGPEEESVESPGSADAALTVGAVDKSDELAFFSSRGPRVGDGAIKPDVTAPGVEIVAARAAGTEMGPPVGDHYVSADGTSMAAPHVAGAAALLAQQHPEWTGEQLKRVLVASAVPHPDVTVLEQGAGRVDVSRALTQTVTTDPVSLSFGRAEWPHEDDEPVTKTVTYHNSGSSDVTLELAVTLTGPDGEPAPASAVELSQTSLTVPAGGSASVDITSHTAHDGPDGFYSGRLTATAEGVSVATPIGVNKEVESYDLTIEYLDRGGQPTNDADSMILGLDASVWEFTEVVDGRTRIRLPAGRYLVDTMVFDEDERELTLLVQPVLTLDRDQTIIADSRLGKPLSTTVERPSVRPAMVTVGYDVRTDHIQGSSTLGSDTFDGLYTAHLGPAASGEMFSAHVTSQWAVPGPEGDFANSPYLYGLVDTQDGRYYTGFDRTVRDRDLATVRTRIARQLPDRQAMRFAFGVAESMSGGIIPGLVMDLPHTVTSYLEPASVTWSFDVEEFVRDEEGWPVPQTTLWSEDRQYRKGHRYVEQWNDAVFAPVTGSASFVERDGDAISVGIPMYGDGSGHAGESLTDTARTTLYRDGRKVAETEYPGYLDTVTVPVEESTYQLKVSATRPSYSLFSTEVETTWTFRSKHVEEPTPLPLWAVRFDPKVDQTNRGKRATVVPIKLQAQDGAKVGVIRRLSVSVSTDDGRSWRPVRAVRVGKDRWVAAVAVVKDRDASYVSLRAKASDTRGNKVEQTIIRAYAVR from the coding sequence GTGTGCGTCACCGCGGTCGCCGGCCTGGCTGGGCTGGCGGTCGCCATGACTCCGGTGGCGCCCGCCGTGGGACAGGTCTCCGCTGGGCGGGGGCCTGACGTCCCGACGTCGGAGAGCGTGTCTCGGCAGGCGCCAGCGCGGGTGTCGGTCACCCTCCTGACCGGAGACCGGGTCGTGCTGCCGTCCGCGACGGCCACCTCAGCGGGGATCGTCCCAGGCCCGGGCCGGCATGGCACCCGCTTCCTCACCCGCGTCGTCGACGGGCACCTGTACGTCATCCCTCTCGACGCGCTGCCGCTGCTCCGTCAGGGCGTGCTCGACCGTCGGCTGTTCGACGTGACCGGCCTGGTCGAGGCGGGTTACGACGACCGGCGACAGGGCGCCGTCCCGCTCATCGTCGCGTACGGAAGCGACACCGCCCGGACACGCGGACGCGGTCACCTGGCGGAGGCGGGTGGCACGGACCTCAGGTCGCTCCCGGTCATCGACGCCACGGCGCTCGAGGTAGCCAAGGACTCGGCGACCAGTTTCTGGAACGACCTCGTCGTCGAACGGAACGGCGTCGCTCGCACGTTCGCCGCGGGCATCGAGAAGGTCTGGCTCGATGGGAAGCGTCGGTTGGCGCTCGACCAGAGCGTGCCGCAGATCGGTGCGCCGGCGGCGTGGGACGCCGGCTACCGAGGTGAGGGTGTGACCGTCGCGGTGGTCGACGGAGGGATCGACGCCACGCACCCTGACCTGGACGGCAAGGTCAAGGCGGCGAAGGACTTCACCGGCGAAGGCCTCGGTGACGACTTCGGGCACGGCACGCACGTGGCCTCCACCATCGCCGGCACGGGTGCGGCATCCGACGGGACGTACACCGGCGTGGCGCCCGAGGCCAGCCTGCTGGACGCGAAGGTGTGCGGCCGGGACGGCTTCTGCGACGAGTCGGCGATCGTGGCCGGCATGGAGTGGGCGGCGGTCGAGCAGCAGGCCGACATCCTCAACCTGAGCCTCGGTGGCGCGGACACGCCGGAGGTGGACCCGCTCGAGGAGGCGGTGAACCGGCTGAGCGAGGAGACGGGCGCGCTGTTCGTCATCTCCGCTGGCAACAGCGGTCCGGAGGAGGAGAGCGTCGAGTCGCCGGGAAGCGCGGACGCGGCGTTGACCGTTGGTGCGGTGGACAAGTCCGACGAGCTCGCCTTCTTCTCCAGCCGCGGGCCACGCGTCGGCGACGGGGCGATCAAGCCGGACGTCACGGCGCCGGGTGTGGAGATCGTGGCGGCTCGGGCGGCCGGCACCGAGATGGGGCCACCGGTGGGTGACCACTACGTCTCCGCTGACGGGACCTCCATGGCCGCGCCCCACGTCGCTGGTGCCGCGGCGCTGCTCGCCCAGCAGCACCCGGAATGGACAGGGGAGCAGCTCAAGCGAGTCCTCGTCGCGTCGGCCGTCCCGCACCCGGACGTGACCGTGCTCGAGCAGGGCGCCGGGCGGGTCGACGTGTCCCGGGCGTTGACGCAGACGGTCACGACCGATCCGGTGAGCCTGTCGTTCGGCCGGGCCGAGTGGCCGCACGAGGATGACGAGCCGGTGACGAAGACGGTCACCTACCACAACAGCGGGTCGAGCGACGTCACGCTGGAGCTGGCGGTGACCCTCACCGGGCCGGACGGCGAGCCCGCGCCGGCGTCGGCGGTGGAGCTGAGCCAGACCTCGCTCACGGTGCCGGCGGGCGGCTCCGCGTCGGTCGACATCACCTCCCACACCGCCCACGACGGTCCGGACGGCTTCTACAGTGGCCGGCTCACGGCGACCGCCGAGGGGGTGTCGGTCGCCACACCGATCGGCGTCAACAAGGAGGTCGAGAGCTACGACCTCACCATCGAGTACCTGGACCGCGGCGGTCAGCCGACGAACGACGCGGACAGCATGATCCTGGGGCTCGACGCGTCGGTGTGGGAGTTCACCGAGGTCGTCGACGGCAGGACACGGATCCGGCTGCCCGCCGGTCGGTACCTCGTCGACACCATGGTGTTCGACGAGGACGAGAGGGAGCTGACCCTGCTCGTCCAGCCCGTCCTCACCCTCGACCGCGACCAGACGATCATCGCGGACTCTCGGCTCGGCAAGCCCTTGTCGACCACCGTCGAACGCCCGTCGGTGCGTCCGGCGATGGTGACCGTCGGCTACGACGTGCGCACCGACCACATCCAGGGGAGTTCGACACTCGGAAGCGACACGTTCGACGGCCTGTACACCGCTCACCTGGGACCTGCGGCGTCGGGCGAGATGTTCTCCGCCCACGTCACCAGCCAGTGGGCGGTGCCAGGGCCGGAGGGCGACTTCGCCAACTCGCCCTACCTGTATGGACTGGTGGACACCCAGGACGGTCGGTACTACACCGGCTTCGACCGGACGGTCCGCGACCGTGACCTGGCCACGGTGCGCACCCGCATCGCTCGCCAGCTGCCGGACCGGCAGGCGATGCGCTTCGCCTTCGGTGTCGCTGAATCGATGAGTGGCGGGATCATTCCCGGCCTCGTCATGGATCTCCCCCACACGGTGACGAGCTATCTCGAGCCCGCGTCGGTGACGTGGAGTTTCGACGTCGAGGAGTTCGTCCGTGACGAGGAGGGCTGGCCGGTTCCCCAGACGACCCTGTGGTCTGAGGACCGCCAATACCGCAAGGGGCACCGCTACGTCGAGCAGTGGAACGACGCGGTGTTCGCTCCGGTGACGGGGTCGGCTTCCTTCGTTGAACGCGACGGTGACGCCATCTCCGTCGGCATCCCGATGTATGGCGACGGGAGTGGGCATGCCGGCGAATCGCTCACCGATACCGCGCGGACGACGCTGTACCGCGACGGGAGGAAGGTGGCGGAGACCGAGTACCCCGGGTACCTCGACACCGTCACGGTCCCGGTCGAGGAGTCGACGTACCAACTCAAGGTCAGCGCGACCAGGCCGTCGTACTCGTTGTTCTCGACCGAGGTCGAGACCACGTGGACGTTCCGGTCGAAGCACGTCGAGGAGCCCACACCGTTGCCGCTGTGGGCGGTGCGGTTCGACCCGAAGGTCGACCAGACCAACCGCGGCAAGCGAGCCACGGTGGTGCCGATCAAGCTGCAGGCGCAGGACGGCGCGAAGGTCGGCGTGATCCGCCGCCTGTCGGTGTCGGTGTCGACCGACGACGGCCGCTCCTGGCGTCCCGTGCGGGCGGTTCGCGTCGGCAAGGACCGCTGGGTTGCGGCGGTGGCCGTCGTCAAGGACCGCGACGCGTCCTACGTCTCGCTGCGCGCGAAGGCCAGCGACACCAGGGGCAACAAGGTCGAGCAGACCATCATCCGCGCCTACGCGGTGAGGTAG
- a CDS encoding ribonucleoside-diphosphate reductase subunit alpha: protein MTRSAATPSAVTPSAAAPPAEGTTDTPLIRRDGTPSQATSAPIPWTWIEHVVTEAVAGIDDVATEPVLAEVRRTVYPGIGIGELATALIMAARTLVEREPNYSLVTARLLLSKLRDEALSYLAGEPRHISHAELDYASYFRDYLRRAIDLDLVDGRLASFDLDRVAAAIRPMRDLDIAFLGLQTLYDRYLLHHDGTRFELPQAFFMRVAMGLAVHEDEREARAIEFYDLLSSFRFMVSTPTLFNAGTPRPQLSSCFVTTVEDDLDSIFQSYRNNALLAKYSGGLGNDWTPVRGMGAHIKGTNGRSQGVVPFLKIANDTAVAVNQGGKRKGAACAYLETWHIDIEEFLELRRNTGDERRRTHDMNTANWIPDEFLRRVEANAEWTLFSPDEVPDLHDLYGKEFAKRYREYEEAADRGEIRVFRRVPAVQLWRRMLTMLFETGHPWITFKDPCNLRSPQQHVGVVHSSNLCTEITLNTSRDEVAVCNLGSVNLARHVTPEGLDTERLRATVATAVRMLDNVIDINLYTIPQARRSNLRHRPIGLGMMGYADALLTLGLPVDDPAAVEFADRSMELLSYYAIAASSDLAAERGRYETFDGSLWSRGVLPIDSLRLLADHRDGDLDVDYSTTMDWAALRERVRTVGMRNSNVMAIAPTATIANICGVNPSIEPLFSNLYVKSNMSGDFLVVNPHLARELKERGLWDAAMVADLKYHDGSVRNIDRVPDDLKRRYATAFEIDPAWLIRAASRRQKWIDQAQSLNLYVHAPSGRKLDELYRMAWRHGLKTTYYLRSRAATSVEKSTLRGTDGKLNAVPVVRLDSAHPATAEAACRVSDPDCEACQ from the coding sequence GTGACACGGTCTGCTGCGACACCGTCTGCTGTAACACCGTCTGCTGCGGCACCGCCCGCTGAGGGGACGACGGACACTCCACTCATTCGTCGCGACGGGACGCCGTCGCAGGCGACAAGCGCACCCATCCCGTGGACCTGGATCGAGCACGTCGTGACGGAAGCCGTCGCCGGGATCGACGACGTCGCGACCGAGCCAGTGCTCGCCGAGGTCCGTCGCACCGTCTATCCCGGCATCGGCATCGGAGAGCTGGCCACGGCGCTCATCATGGCCGCGCGCACACTCGTCGAGCGGGAACCCAACTACTCGTTGGTGACCGCGCGGTTGCTGCTCAGCAAGCTGCGTGACGAGGCGCTGTCCTACCTCGCGGGCGAGCCGCGCCACATCAGCCACGCCGAGCTGGACTACGCGAGCTACTTCCGCGACTACCTTCGTCGGGCGATCGACCTCGACCTCGTGGACGGGCGCCTCGCAAGCTTCGACCTCGACCGTGTGGCGGCGGCCATCCGCCCGATGCGGGACCTCGACATCGCCTTCCTGGGCCTGCAGACGCTCTACGACCGTTACCTCCTCCACCACGACGGCACCCGCTTCGAGCTGCCACAGGCGTTCTTCATGCGGGTCGCCATGGGGCTGGCCGTGCATGAGGACGAGCGCGAGGCCCGCGCGATCGAGTTCTACGACCTGCTCTCGAGCTTCCGCTTCATGGTGTCAACACCCACGCTGTTCAACGCCGGAACGCCACGTCCACAACTGTCCTCGTGCTTCGTGACCACGGTCGAAGACGACCTGGACTCGATCTTCCAGTCGTACCGCAACAACGCCTTGCTGGCCAAGTACTCCGGAGGACTGGGGAACGACTGGACGCCCGTGCGTGGCATGGGCGCGCACATCAAGGGCACGAACGGCCGGTCCCAGGGCGTCGTGCCGTTCCTCAAGATCGCCAACGACACCGCCGTCGCGGTCAACCAGGGCGGAAAGCGTAAGGGAGCGGCCTGCGCGTACCTCGAAACGTGGCACATCGACATCGAGGAGTTCCTGGAGCTGCGGCGCAACACCGGTGACGAACGGCGGCGCACGCACGACATGAACACCGCGAACTGGATCCCGGACGAGTTCCTGCGCCGTGTCGAGGCCAACGCGGAGTGGACGCTGTTCTCCCCGGACGAGGTGCCCGACCTCCACGATCTCTACGGCAAGGAGTTCGCCAAGCGATACCGCGAGTACGAGGAGGCCGCCGACCGCGGTGAGATCAGGGTGTTCCGCAGGGTGCCGGCCGTCCAGCTGTGGCGCCGCATGCTCACCATGCTGTTCGAGACCGGGCACCCGTGGATCACGTTCAAGGACCCGTGCAACCTGCGCTCTCCGCAGCAGCACGTCGGCGTGGTGCACTCGTCGAACCTCTGCACCGAGATCACCCTCAACACCAGCCGTGACGAAGTCGCTGTGTGCAACCTGGGCTCGGTCAACCTGGCGCGCCACGTAACCCCGGAGGGACTCGACACGGAGCGTCTGCGGGCCACTGTCGCGACGGCTGTGCGGATGCTGGACAACGTCATCGACATCAACCTCTACACAATCCCGCAGGCACGTCGGTCCAACCTGCGGCATCGCCCGATCGGCCTGGGGATGATGGGGTACGCCGACGCGCTGCTGACTCTCGGGCTCCCAGTGGACGACCCCGCCGCCGTGGAGTTCGCCGATCGCAGCATGGAGCTCCTGTCGTACTACGCCATCGCCGCGTCGAGCGACCTCGCTGCCGAGCGAGGAAGGTACGAGACGTTCGACGGGTCGCTGTGGAGCCGGGGAGTGCTGCCCATCGACTCGCTCCGGCTGCTCGCCGACCACCGTGACGGCGACCTCGACGTCGACTACTCCACGACGATGGACTGGGCCGCGTTACGCGAGCGGGTCCGAACCGTCGGGATGCGCAACTCCAACGTCATGGCGATCGCGCCGACAGCCACCATCGCCAACATCTGCGGCGTGAACCCCTCGATCGAGCCGCTGTTCTCGAACCTCTACGTCAAGTCCAACATGTCGGGCGACTTCCTCGTTGTCAACCCTCACTTGGCGCGCGAGCTCAAGGAACGCGGACTGTGGGACGCGGCCATGGTGGCGGACTTGAAGTACCACGACGGGAGCGTGCGCAACATCGATCGGGTGCCCGACGACCTCAAACGTCGTTACGCCACCGCGTTCGAGATCGACCCGGCCTGGTTGATCCGGGCCGCGTCACGGCGGCAGAAGTGGATCGACCAGGCACAGTCGCTCAACCTCTACGTCCACGCGCCGAGCGGTCGCAAGCTCGACGAGCTCTACCGCATGGCCTGGCGCCACGGCCTCAAGACCACGTACTACCTGCGCTCCCGAGCCGCCACCAGCGTGGAGAAGAGCACCCTGCGCGGTACCGACGGCAAGCTCAACGCCGTTCCTGTCGTTCGACTTGACTCCGCTCACCCAGCCACGGCCGAGGCGGCCTGCCGTGTGAGCGATCCCGACTGCGAAGCGTGCCAGTGA
- a CDS encoding ribonucleotide-diphosphate reductase subunit beta, which translates to MTHTIDPDIVNTTGLGEIRRGAERVSVDDKAMINARADVNQLLPLKYSWAWEKYLAACANHWMPTEVAMQADIALWKSPDGLTEDERLMVKRNLGFFATAESLVANNLVLAVYRHLTNPECRQYLLRQAFEEAVHTHTFQYICTSLGLDEGELFNAYREVPSIADKDAWALQYTRNLEDPGFRTNTPEAAQAFLRDLIAFYVVFEGMWFYTGFAQILSLGRRNKMVGIAEQYQYILRDESIHLNFGIDCINQIKLENPHLWTPEFAAEVRGMLVEACELEVAYARDTMPRGMLGLSAQLCEQYMHFITDRRAQQIGLDPIFGETENPFPWMAEAMDLRKEKNFFETRVTEYQTGGSLDWD; encoded by the coding sequence GTGACCCACACGATCGATCCGGACATCGTGAACACCACAGGCCTCGGCGAGATCCGACGCGGCGCCGAGCGGGTGAGCGTCGACGACAAGGCCATGATCAACGCTCGCGCCGACGTCAACCAGCTGCTTCCGTTGAAGTACTCGTGGGCCTGGGAGAAGTACCTGGCGGCATGCGCCAACCATTGGATGCCCACCGAGGTCGCGATGCAGGCCGATATCGCGCTCTGGAAGTCGCCCGACGGCCTCACCGAGGACGAGCGGCTCATGGTCAAGCGCAACCTCGGATTCTTCGCCACAGCCGAGTCGTTGGTGGCCAACAACCTGGTGCTGGCGGTCTACCGGCATCTCACCAATCCGGAATGCCGTCAGTACCTCCTCCGACAAGCCTTCGAGGAGGCCGTTCACACCCACACCTTCCAGTACATCTGTACCAGTCTGGGCCTGGACGAAGGCGAGCTGTTCAACGCCTACCGTGAGGTGCCCTCCATCGCCGACAAGGACGCGTGGGCGCTGCAGTACACCAGGAACCTCGAGGACCCGGGCTTTCGCACCAACACGCCGGAGGCCGCCCAGGCCTTCCTGCGGGACCTGATCGCCTTCTACGTGGTGTTCGAAGGCATGTGGTTCTACACCGGGTTCGCGCAGATCCTCTCGCTGGGGCGGCGCAACAAGATGGTCGGCATCGCCGAGCAGTACCAGTACATCCTGCGCGACGAGTCGATCCATCTGAACTTCGGTATCGACTGCATCAACCAGATCAAGCTCGAGAACCCGCACCTGTGGACGCCGGAGTTCGCCGCCGAGGTCCGCGGCATGCTCGTCGAGGCGTGTGAGCTCGAGGTCGCCTACGCACGCGACACCATGCCTCGCGGCATGCTCGGACTCTCCGCTCAGCTGTGCGAGCAGTACATGCACTTCATCACGGACCGCCGTGCCCAGCAGATCGGGCTGGACCCCATCTTCGGCGAGACCGAGAACCCGTTCCCGTGGATGGCGGAGGCCATGGACCTCCGGAAGGAGAAGAACTTCTTCGAGACCCGAGTGACCGAGTACCAGACCGGTGGCTCGCTCGACTGGGACTGA
- a CDS encoding ArsR/SmtB family transcription factor, which produces MTDDQLSRVFAALADPTRRDIVARLSSGDATVGQLAEHYDMSVQAVSKHLKVLENAGLVTRSRQAQRRPCRLEPQVLDLMAAWIEKYRRRAEERYRRLDAVLAAMDMEGADDDQTTRHRHQGAAS; this is translated from the coding sequence GTGACCGACGACCAGCTGTCCCGTGTGTTCGCGGCTCTCGCTGACCCCACGCGTCGGGACATCGTGGCTCGGCTCTCGAGCGGTGACGCGACCGTCGGCCAGCTCGCGGAGCACTACGACATGTCGGTCCAAGCCGTCTCCAAGCACCTCAAGGTCTTGGAGAACGCCGGGCTGGTGACTCGGAGCCGCCAAGCGCAGCGCCGGCCGTGCCGCCTCGAACCGCAGGTACTCGACCTCATGGCCGCGTGGATCGAGAAGTACCGGCGGCGCGCGGAGGAGCGGTACCGCCGTCTCGACGCGGTCCTGGCGGCCATGGACATGGAGGGCGCGGACGACGACCAGACCACGCGCCATCGCCACCAAGGAGCAGCATCATGA
- a CDS encoding DALR anticodon-binding domain-containing protein produces MVLDRLADEIRVAFIEVVPDATRCDTDPRAGIRLVPPTHVGERPGTRGDLAFPVGPLLATARSASGSSSIDQADQSISRRSHTGDVPDTRLTASRLAELVAKRLERLDAVDASWAEAGFVNLRLSGGALASIVWEILRAGPSYGTPPGQATVAEDEAARGPRHRLSPRLGDALRYAHARLAGLLRAGDALGVHRDPERLDPAALEAEESRQLICVLADYPGVVARYLSGRARPRAFDAYVARFLAAVERFEAGAGPLPRGDEEPSPAHSARLLVAEASRVVAGRALAWCGLPAPDRM; encoded by the coding sequence GTGGTCTTGGACCGGCTGGCCGACGAGATCCGCGTCGCCTTCATCGAGGTGGTCCCGGACGCGACGCGGTGCGACACCGACCCGCGCGCCGGCATTCGGCTCGTCCCACCGACCCACGTAGGCGAGCGCCCCGGCACGCGGGGTGACCTGGCGTTTCCCGTGGGGCCACTTCTCGCCACAGCCCGTAGCGCCTCCGGCTCGTCCTCGATCGACCAGGCTGACCAGTCGATCAGCCGTCGCTCGCACACCGGTGACGTCCCCGACACGCGGCTGACGGCGAGCCGACTGGCGGAGCTGGTCGCGAAGCGGTTGGAACGTCTCGACGCCGTGGACGCCAGCTGGGCCGAGGCCGGGTTCGTCAACCTCCGCCTCAGCGGTGGCGCGCTCGCGTCGATCGTGTGGGAGATCCTCCGCGCCGGGCCCAGCTACGGCACACCGCCAGGGCAGGCCACCGTGGCGGAGGACGAGGCAGCGCGCGGCCCACGCCACCGTTTATCGCCGAGGCTTGGAGACGCGTTGCGGTACGCCCACGCGCGGCTGGCCGGCTTGCTCCGAGCGGGGGACGCGCTCGGCGTGCATCGCGACCCGGAGCGGCTGGACCCCGCCGCGCTCGAAGCCGAGGAGTCGCGCCAGCTGATCTGTGTACTCGCCGACTATCCCGGCGTGGTGGCGCGGTACCTCAGCGGGCGCGCGCGTCCCCGGGCGTTCGACGCGTACGTGGCCCGTTTCCTGGCGGCGGTGGAGAGGTTCGAGGCGGGCGCGGGCCCGCTGCCTCGGGGTGACGAGGAGCCGTCACCCGCGCACAGTGCCCGGCTCCTCGTGGCCGAGGCGAGCCGCGTCGTCGCCGGTCGCGCCCTCGCCTGGTGTGGACTCCCCGCGCCCGACCGGATGTGA
- a CDS encoding glycosyltransferase family 4 protein codes for MTDILLITGHRTNHPVVTRLVRQLKTSGFTVRIASTGDPAELGMDVVDGVEARRLRMSLSGRRNGAKVPRFSADWARVVARNAVVRAWVRVATPPRRTWLLARYDPWLRRRAKNADLIVAADRTALPAARRAGQLNPRAEVMLADDPRLRTRLELIRAVAPLQRVLRTGKVGVDPSEVVEAWRRVEADPDDPAVRHYVSEVLTLVQTLRRHNMLDAADSIVRSALGLDLPETTRDRLRLQQATLRIVSGEHPGDLAERVRAVMRHADDALRVGRVDEVVPLVMEVTDAVFHRELHADVLVSPLVSDPAGFLAPLRESQTYRALGAPSGSMSGLLADQTVASARRTAGAPTSVASSVASTAGRRPHRLLIVPGDYPHFTKGIIGALAGDDQVDLRVLYLREPGAPPRRHQRPILIGDRLRDALGLEVPGLSESDVELLDWAETIFVDWCDNAAQWVAIHAPRKARLVVRFHSLEAISPQPHMIDWSRVSDVIFVGNHVRQLVERAVPGLAQVDRIHVVPNEMRLRRFGLPKRPGAERTVAMVGWAQRVKDPIWALEVLSQLRAVDRRWRLMLIGHDFSDHQHLGALRYRDRFRARAQEDDVRDGIVYVPYTNDLPEALRDAGFILSASRREGFPVGPTEGAASGAVPVIRDWPLYAAYDGARGIFPSDWVVGSVEEAAKRILSHADAERRDRAGAEARDYVVERYDWSVVEPRFREALLGPGSPMPTREQPT; via the coding sequence GTGACGGACATCCTTCTCATCACCGGCCATCGCACGAACCATCCGGTCGTGACGAGACTGGTTCGGCAGCTGAAGACGTCCGGCTTCACCGTCCGCATCGCATCCACCGGCGATCCAGCCGAGCTCGGGATGGACGTCGTCGACGGCGTCGAGGCGCGCCGCCTGCGCATGAGCCTGTCCGGCCGACGCAATGGCGCCAAAGTGCCCAGGTTCTCCGCGGACTGGGCCCGGGTGGTCGCCCGCAACGCCGTCGTGCGCGCGTGGGTGCGGGTCGCCACGCCGCCACGCCGGACCTGGCTGCTCGCGCGGTATGACCCGTGGCTGCGTCGGAGGGCCAAGAACGCCGACCTCATCGTGGCGGCGGATCGGACCGCCTTACCGGCCGCTCGACGGGCCGGTCAGCTCAATCCCCGAGCCGAGGTCATGCTCGCGGACGACCCCCGACTCCGTACCCGTCTGGAGCTGATCCGCGCGGTGGCCCCGCTGCAGCGGGTCCTGCGGACCGGGAAGGTCGGCGTCGATCCGTCAGAGGTGGTGGAGGCCTGGCGGCGTGTCGAGGCCGACCCCGACGACCCCGCCGTGCGGCACTACGTCAGCGAGGTCCTCACCCTCGTGCAGACGCTGCGGCGCCACAACATGCTCGACGCAGCCGACTCCATCGTCCGGTCCGCTCTGGGCCTCGACCTGCCGGAGACGACCCGGGATCGCCTGCGCCTGCAGCAGGCGACGCTCCGCATCGTCAGCGGCGAGCATCCCGGTGATCTCGCTGAGCGGGTGCGCGCCGTGATGAGGCACGCCGACGATGCTCTCCGGGTCGGTCGGGTGGACGAGGTGGTGCCGCTGGTGATGGAGGTCACCGACGCGGTGTTCCACCGCGAGCTGCACGCCGACGTCCTCGTCAGCCCTCTCGTGTCAGACCCCGCTGGCTTCCTGGCGCCGCTGCGAGAGTCGCAGACCTACCGTGCCCTGGGCGCGCCGTCCGGGAGCATGAGCGGGCTGCTCGCCGACCAGACGGTCGCCTCGGCGCGGCGAACGGCTGGCGCGCCCACCTCAGTCGCCAGTTCGGTGGCTTCGACCGCCGGACGCCGGCCACATCGGCTGCTGATCGTCCCCGGTGACTATCCGCACTTCACCAAGGGCATCATCGGCGCACTCGCCGGAGACGACCAGGTCGACCTGCGGGTGCTCTACCTCCGGGAACCGGGAGCGCCGCCACGTCGGCACCAACGGCCCATCCTCATCGGCGACCGGCTCCGAGACGCGCTCGGTCTGGAGGTGCCGGGCTTGAGCGAGAGCGACGTCGAGCTCCTGGACTGGGCCGAGACGATCTTCGTGGACTGGTGTGACAACGCCGCCCAGTGGGTCGCCATCCACGCGCCGAGGAAGGCCCGTCTCGTCGTCCGATTCCACAGTCTGGAGGCGATCTCACCCCAGCCCCACATGATCGACTGGTCACGGGTCTCCGATGTGATCTTCGTCGGCAACCACGTGCGCCAGCTCGTCGAGCGCGCCGTCCCCGGCTTGGCCCAGGTGGATCGCATCCATGTCGTGCCCAACGAGATGCGGCTGCGGCGATTCGGGCTGCCCAAGCGCCCCGGCGCCGAGCGCACCGTGGCGATGGTGGGGTGGGCCCAGCGAGTGAAGGACCCGATCTGGGCGCTGGAGGTGCTGTCTCAGCTCCGAGCCGTCGATCGACGCTGGCGGCTCATGCTGATCGGCCACGACTTCTCCGACCACCAGCACCTCGGCGCGCTGCGGTACCGCGATCGGTTCCGTGCGCGGGCCCAGGAGGACGACGTCCGCGACGGGATCGTCTACGTCCCCTACACCAACGACCTTCCGGAGGCACTGCGCGACGCCGGCTTCATCCTGAGCGCCAGCCGACGGGAGGGTTTCCCGGTCGGTCCCACCGAGGGGGCGGCCTCCGGCGCGGTCCCGGTGATCCGCGACTGGCCGCTCTACGCCGCCTACGACGGCGCCCGAGGCATCTTCCCGAGCGACTGGGTCGTCGGCAGCGTCGAGGAGGCGGCCAAGCGCATCCTGTCCCACGCCGACGCGGAGCGGCGGGACAGGGCGGGAGCCGAGGCGCGCGACTACGTCGTCGAGCGCTACGACTGGTCCGTGGTCGAGCCGAGGTTCCGCGAGGCGCTGCTCGGTCCGGGCTCACCCATGCCGACGCGGGAGCAGCCGACCTAG
- a CDS encoding SRPBCC family protein has protein sequence MIASTKHETHIDVDPQLPTIRVTREFDAPAERVFRAHVEPELFAQWVGPASASTRIDHWDARTGGSYRFVNIEGEQEYAFYGSFHEVRPHERVVQTFTYEGMPDMVSLEFATFEDLGDGRSRLETLSVLDSIEARDQMIASGMEAGVVEGYAMLDALLARQ, from the coding sequence ATGATCGCCTCGACGAAGCACGAGACACACATCGACGTCGACCCCCAGCTGCCGACCATCCGGGTCACGCGCGAGTTCGACGCGCCGGCGGAGCGGGTCTTCCGGGCCCACGTCGAGCCGGAGCTCTTCGCCCAGTGGGTGGGACCCGCCTCGGCCAGCACGCGGATCGACCATTGGGACGCACGCACCGGTGGCAGCTACCGGTTCGTCAACATCGAAGGCGAGCAGGAGTACGCCTTCTATGGCTCCTTCCACGAGGTGCGGCCCCACGAGCGCGTCGTGCAGACCTTCACCTACGAGGGCATGCCGGACATGGTGAGCCTGGAGTTCGCGACGTTCGAGGACCTCGGCGACGGGCGGTCCCGCCTCGAGACGCTGTCCGTCCTGGACTCGATCGAGGCACGGGACCAGATGATCGCCAGTGGGATGGAGGCCGGCGTCGTCGAGGGCTACGCGATGCTCGACGCCCTCCTCGCCCGCCAGTAA